A region of Paramormyrops kingsleyae isolate MSU_618 chromosome 17, PKINGS_0.4, whole genome shotgun sequence DNA encodes the following proteins:
- the LOC111851261 gene encoding microtubule-associated tumor suppressor candidate 2-like, protein MSLESDQKSTHSTSYQDHQGGMKNDNKQTLFVPDGDANANQIRADENGTKDMNEMRDLAALPPLVSQRDEQDKIIIWGTDSQCDDPDLEEFEMLECLELEAYLEEEEHKSEKVIGNGSISEKRLGSYDQNEEVMDKEMNHNGEEDRAATWNILDPESTVSHSSVGRGKALCLSTADFSSENDIFVSCVSTMSIFGGSFASALDSTGEVQTYESQHISTEPYKTICEDLSLASQSIPTNPVNAKSPRRAEHSCREASETSTCVDVNLNSAVLLQECNLEAQTSLSLQKSPSFENRPSLPTHSLEECTQEPMDAADLDVSLHQEQLRQIEGHINGNKFKPSDDLSSVKDCNENTLFSKEQLPPPNSSGGDQPRIAHGPDPRTESCKTSQKMNDRISRDEEAFDMNSNQKKGQPIRAAAQAPPSDSIVLRKQGSFEHKRIISPSLERKAQLARRPWGSPTRPTTPPSPKPIGSPQRRLPTSPAKTAGVRAVTQEHQDDLRRSSGSPKPPSKVGSASGIPKAIPQHPARPEERREPEKRSGSSPPPNYPPKPKNVRPKIITSIRRSPQAKPHLPDVPYEASTAPPRLTTHAGSSPSREPKAGAPGRVSASSGPCNLPHDKHRQEVDKSRCYSPDLLVSGVRPPGHSAPQRLTGKSESFCEELTEKYSRERSQGISSSEGPGYEDPSAGGRQRAVGGLCSPRALRPQLGLGVVTRLPSAKTRTLLAGQRSALPFGHPARAASPPAHWYQEATGEPRRAPPEPAPRSLLPQPGVSGLRLPGYTRLPTARVATFGFIRSASVTSVSSEGPQNDPNRPFHRLSSGSDDPSLPRTPAPGEAQPQAPGRSSPHPPGAPIPPRRSLLPPPRGSPLSCRKEAQKDLTGGGGRPLVSSPKRFAAVPPKTQSPVHTRQRPASGGRAGVSCTPTGSPRRGVPDSERQLLHLRGRCQEQAHQLQGLRAELASATLGLDAFAIATMHFHRMSEDALVKQRALSLELARIRDEAASSVLRWEQLREDKEELEQSCERELQALRVQQEAELGALETGLTARYTAQAGRLREEQRIELGRVHTQHQEQIEEMNGNHEAALSEMENAQLVAMAMLQEAHAKTLMELKEAHEQQRKQLEQDFEKLRLSLQDQVDTLTFQNRSLRDRAKRFEEALRKSTDEQILDALAPYQHVKEDLKSLKEVLEMKNQQIHKQEMKITELEKMTQKNVVLEERVQVLQQQNEDLKARIDRNIVTSRQLSEENANLQVYVERESNEKKRLSRTNEELLWRLQTGELSPRMLSPTSSPGPASPAHHAALGPASPAHYAALGPASPAHHAALGPASPAHHAALGPASPGHHAVLGPASPAHHAVLGSASPAHHAVLGSASPAHHAVLGPASPAHHAVLGPASPAHRAVLGPASPARFHPFPR, encoded by the exons ATGAGCCTAGAGAGCGATCAAAAAAGCACCCACAGTACCAGTTACCAGGATCACCAAGGCGGAATGAAGAACGACAACAAACAGACCCTATTTGTACCTGACGGAGATGCCAATGCCAACCAAATCCGGGCAGATGAAAATGGGACCAAGGACATGAACGAGATGAGAGATCTGGCCGCCCTCCCCCCACTGGTGTCTCAAAGAGACGAGCAGGACAAGATCATCATCTGGGGGACTGACTCACAGTGTGACGACCCCGACCTGGAGGAGTTCGAGATGCTGGAATGTCTGGAGCTTGAGGCCTACCTGGAAGAAGAGGAACACAAATCCGAGAAGGTCATAGGAAACGGGTCCATCTCGGAGAAAAGGCTTGGCTCCTACGATCAAAATGAGGAGGTGATGGACAAGGAGATGAACCACAATGGCGAAGAGGATCGAGCAGCCACGTGGAACATTCTGGACCCAGAATCTACTGTGTCCCACTCTTCGGTGGGCAGAGGGAAAGCCTTGTGTCTAAGTACAGCTGACTTCAGTTCAGAAAATGACATCTTTGTGTCCTGTGTTTCCACAATGTCCATTTTTGGGGGGAGTTTTGCCAGTGCCCTGGACAGCACTGGGGAGGTGCAGACTTACGAGTCCCAGCACATTTCAACTGAACCTTATAAAACCATCTGCGAAGACCTCTCTTTGGCCTCCCAGTCCATCCCTACTAATCCAGTGAATGCTAAAAGCCCCCGACGAGCTGAACACTCTTGTCGAGAAGCTTCAGAAACCTCTACGTGTGTAGATGTGAATCTGAACTCGGCCGTCTTATTACAGGAATGTAATCTGGAAGCACAGACTAGTCTAAGTTTGCAGAAAAGTCCATCCTTTGAAAATAGACCCAGTCTGCCGACTCATTCCTTGGAAGAATGTACACAGGAGCCGATGGACGCCGCTGATTTGGATGTTAGTCTACATCAGGAGCAGCTTCGGCAGATAGAAGGACACATCAATGGGAATAAGTTCAAGCCGAGTGATGATTTGTCCTCAGTGAAAGACTGTAATGAAAATACACTTTTTAGCAAAGAACAGTTGCCCCCACCTAACAGTTCTGGTGGAGACCAGCCTAGAATTGCCCATGGCCCTGATCCCAGAACAGAGTCGTGTAAGACAAGTCAGAAGATGAATGACAGGATTTCCAGAGACGAAGAAGCCTTTGACATGAACAGCAATCAGAAGAAggggcagccaatcagagcggCTGCCCAAGCCCCGCCCTCTGACTCCATAGTCCTTAGGAAGCAGGGCTCTTTTGAACACAAACGCATCATTAGTCCAAGCCTGGAGAGGAAAGCCCAGCTGGCaaggaggccctggggaagcCCCACACGCCCTACAACACCACCATCACCCAAGCCTATTGGCTCTCCCCAGAGAAGGCTTCCGACGTCTCCGGCCAAGACTGCTGGTGTCCGAGCTGTGACCCAGGAGCATCAGGATGACCTGCGGCGGTCCAGCGGCAGCCCAAAGCCTCCCAGTAAGGTGGGCTCCGCCAGTGGCATCCCCAAGGCCATCCCTCAACACCCTGCCCGGCCAGAGGAAAGGCGCGAGCCAGAGAAGCGGAGTGGAAGCTCCCCACCGCCTAACTACCCACCCAAACCCAAGAACGTGCGGCCCAAGATCATCACCTCCATCCGCCGGAGCCCACAGGCAAAGCCACACCTCCCAGATGTGCCCTATGAGGCCTCCACCGCCCCCCCGAGGCTGACCACACATGCTGGCAGTTCGCCCAGCAGGGAGCCCAAAGCAGGCGCCCCTGGCAGGGTTTCGGCATCGTCCGGCCCCTGCAACCTGCCCCACGACAAGCACCGGCAGGAGGTGGACAAGAGCCGCTGCTACAGCCCGGACCTGCTGGTGTCTGGGGTCCGACCCCCCGGCCACTCTGCGCCCCAGAGGCTGACCGGGAAATCAGAGAGTTTCTGTGAAGAGCTCACAGAGAAATACTCGCGGGAG AGAAGCCAAGGCATAAGCAGCTCGGAGGGTCCTGGGTACGAGGACCCATCAGCCGGGGGTCGGCAGAGGGCTGTGGGAGGACTCTGCTCCCCCAGGGCCCTGCGACCTCAGCTGGGCCTGGGTGTTGTCACCAGGCTTCCCTCAGCCAAGACCAGGACGCTCTTAGCGGGTCAGAGGTCCGCCCTGCCCTTCGGCCACCCTGCCCGGGCTGCCAGTCCACCGGCTCACTGGTACCAGGAGGCCACAG GTGAGCCGAGGCGAGCCCCCCCGGAACCCGCCCCCAGGTCCCTGCTCCCACAGCCAGGGGTGTCAGGCCTGCGTCTGCCCGGCTACACCCGCCTGCCCACTGCGAGGGTAGCCACCTTCGGCTTCATCCGTAGTGCCAGCGTGACGTCCGTGTCCAGCGAGGGCCCCCAGAATGACCCCAACCGCCCCTTCCACC GTCTCAGCAGTGGCAGTGATGACCCCTCCCTCCCTAGGACACCCGCCCCTGGTGAGGCCCAGCCGCAGGCCCCGGGTCGCAGTAGCCCGCACCCCCCCGGCGCCCCCATTCCTCCCCGccgctctctgctgcccccaccACGTGGCTCCCCCCTCT CCTGCAGGAAGGAGGCGCAGAAGGACCTAACTGGGGGTGGAGGCCGCCCCCTGGTGTCGTCCCCAAAGCGCTTTGCCGCCGTGCCGCCCAAGACGCAGTCCCCAG TGCACACGCGGCAGAGGCCAGCTTCTGGCGGCCGAGCGGGCGTCTCCTGCACCCCCACGGGCTCCCCGCGGCGCGGCGTCCCCGACAGTGAGCGGCAGCTGCTGCACCTGCGAGGCCGCTGCCAGGAGCAGGCGCATCAACTGCAGGGCCTGCGGGCGGAGCTGGCCAGCGCCACCTTGGGCCTGGACGCCTTCGCCATAGCCACGATGCATTTCCACCGCATG AGCGAAGATGCCCTTGTGAAGCAGAGGGCACTGTCCCTGGAGCTGGCCAGGATCAGAGATGAAGCAG CCTCCAGTGTGCTGCGTTGGGAGCAATTGCGGGAGGACaaggaggagctggagcagaGCTGTGAGCGCGAGCTTCAGGCACTGCGGGTGCAGCAGGAGGCAGAGCTGGGGGCACTGGAAACAGGGCTGACAGCTCGCTACACGGCCCAGGCAGGGCGGCTGCGTGAGGAGCAGCGGATAGAGCTGGGGAGGGTGCACACGCAGCACCAGGAACAG ATCGAGGAGATGAATGGGAACCACGAGGCGGCCCTGTCAGAGATGGAGAATGCACAACTGGTCGCCATGGCAATGCTGCAGGAGGCGCATGCCAAGACGTTGATGG AGCTGAAGGAGGCCCACGAGCAGCAGCGgaagcagctggagcaggactTTGAGAAGCTCAGGCTCTCGCTACAG GACCAGGTCGACACGCTCACCTTCCAGAACCGCAGCCTGCGGGACCGCGCCAAGCGATTTGAGGAGGCTCTGCGAAAGAGCACCGACGAGCAGATTTTG GATGCTTTGGCCCCATATCAACACGTTAAGGAGGATCTGAAGAGCCTGAAGGAGGTCCTGGAGATGAAGAACCAGCAAATCCACAAGCAGGAGATGAAGATCACTGAACTGGAGAAGATG ACCCAGAAAAATGTGGTTCTGGAGGAGCGAGTGCAGGTCTTGCAGCAGCAGAACGAGGACCTGAAGGCCAGGATCGATCGCAACATCGTCACGTCCCG GCAGCTCTCGGAGGAGAACGCCAACCTGCAGGTATATGTGGAGCGGGAGAGCAATGAGAAGAAGCGGCTGAGCCGCACCAACGAGGAGCTGCTGTGGCGCTTGCAGACGGGCGAGCTGAGCCCGCGTATGTTGTCGCCAACCTCCTCACCAGGCCCCGCCTCCCCTGCCCACCATGCTGCCCTAGGCCCCGCCTCCCCTGCCCACTATGCCGCCCTAGGCCCCGCCTCCCCTGCCCACCATGCTGCCCTAGGCCCCGCCTCCCCTGCCCACCATGCCGCCCTaggccccgcctcccccggCCACCATGCTGTCCTAGGCCCCGCCTCCCCCGCCCACCATGCTGTCCTAGGCTCCGCCTCCCCCGCCCACCATGCTGTCCTAGGCTCCGCCTCCCCCGCCCACCATGCTGTCCTAGGCCCCGCCTCCCCAGCCCACCATGCTGTCCTAGGCCCCGCCTCCCCAGCCCACCGTGCTGTCCTAGGCCCCGCCTCCCCCGCCCGCTTCCACCCCTTCCCCAGATGA
- the LOC111851354 gene encoding stomatin-like — MSSRAKVHDSVSEIIADDRDRGLGFCGWVLVILSVLLMMITFPFSLFRCIKIVQEYERAVIFRLGRIIDKKAKGPGMFFVLPCTDNFVKVDLRMVSFDIPVQEILTRDSVTVCVDGVVYFRVKCPISSVANVSNVHHSTRLLAQTTLRNVLGTKNLSELLSDRETISSSMQLCLDEVTDRWGIKVERVEIKDIRLPQQLQRAMAAEAEASRDARAKVIAAEGEMNASRVLKEASLVISESPAALQLRYLQTLSQIATENNSTIIFPLPLDMIQHLAQRK, encoded by the exons ATGTCTAGCCGGGCTAAAGTCCACGACAGCGTCTCTGAAATCATAGCGG ATGATAGAGACCGAGGTCTGGGCTTTTGTGGATGGGTTCTAGTGATCCTGTCTGTGTTGCTGATGATGATCACATTCCCTTTCTCACTCTTCAGGTGTATAAAG ATCGTTCAGGAGTATGAGCGCGCCGTTATATTCAGGCTGGGCCGTATCATCGACAAGAAGGCCAAAGGACCAG GCATGTTCTTTGTACTTCCCTGCACAGACAATTTTGTGAAGGTGGATCTGAGGATGGTGTCTTTCGACATCCCTGTACAAGAG ATCTTGACCAGGGACtcagtgacagtgtgtgtggatGGAGTGGTCTACTTCCGGGTCAAATGCCCCATCTCCTCTGTGGCTAACGTGTCCAATGTACACCACTCCACACGTCTGCTGGCCCAGACCACGCTGAGGAACGTCCTGGGCACCAAGAACCTGTCCGAACTGCTGTCGGACCGAGAGACCATCTCAAGCAGCATGCAG CTATGTCTGGATGAGGTCACTGATCGATGGGGCATCAAGGTGGAGCGGGTGGAGATCAAGGACATCAGGCTGCCCCAGCAGCTCCAGAGAGCCATGGCGGCGGAGGCAGAGGCCAGCCGGGATGCCCGAGCCAAG gtgattGCCGCCGAGGGCGAGATGAACGCCTCACGGGTGCTGAAGGAGGCGTCGCTCGTGATCTCGGAGTCACCTGCTGCCCTGCAGCTGCGCTACCTGCAGACACTCAGCCAGATCGCAACCGAGAACAACTCCACCATCATCTTCCCGCTGCCACTGGACATGATCCAGCACCTGGCACAGAGGAAGTGA